Proteins from one Bombus affinis isolate iyBomAffi1 chromosome 1, iyBomAffi1.2, whole genome shotgun sequence genomic window:
- the LOC126915404 gene encoding uncharacterized protein LOC126915404 — protein sequence MIGAMPAVAVRHERKRQEKRLKRPSQLYLGGQWMPPPQGSPPTPSPHGHNNHLEPLPELYLCGKISGLHAVVVCLLLGAVVLVVGLVQLAPGATTTDHRLALLVAGSILLLLGIILAGVRCYVLHCVPLPSESPVATPLPPPANDQAGLPRGTLDLLVGHQNQPETDALMHTDHHHEHHSHHHHHGNNKKKRSSQGSHSDEA from the exons ATGATCGGTGCAATGCCTGCGGTGGCAGTTCGCCACGAACGTAAACGACAGGAAAAAAGATTAAAACGTCCTAGTCAGCTTTACCTAGGGGGCCAATGGATGCCACCGCCTCAAGGCTCACCGCCTACCCCCAGTCCTCATGGTCACAACAACCACCTGGAACCTTTACCCGAGTTGTATCTCTGTGGCAAG ATATCGGGGCTACACGCGGTGGTGGTGTGTCTATTGTTAGGCGCAGTGGTGCTAGTCGTTGGTCTAGTCCAGCTTGCCCCAGGTGCGACGACCACCGACCATAGACTCGCTTTACTCGTAGCGGGCAGCATTCTGCTTCTCCTAG GTATCATACTAGCCGGTGTTAGATGCTACGTGTTGCACTGTGTGCCATTACCAAGCGAGTCACCCGTGGCAACTCCACTTCCGCCTCCAGCTAACGATCAAGCTGGACTTCCACGAGGCACGCTGGATCTGCTGGTGGGCCATCAGAATCAACCAGAAACCGACGCGTTGATGCACACCGATCACCATCATGAACACCATTCCCATCATCATCACCACGGCAACAATAAGAAGAAGCGTAGCTCCCAAGGCTCTCACTCTGACGAAGCCTAA